The following are encoded together in the Xiphophorus hellerii strain 12219 chromosome 3, Xiphophorus_hellerii-4.1, whole genome shotgun sequence genome:
- the arhgef2b gene encoding rho guanine nucleotide exchange factor 2 isoform X3 codes for MSRLLESRREKDRMKESSLKIKEKERLKETREREARSSSGHLFTSLSVSATTLCSSCNKSITAKEALSCPGCNVTIHNRCRDSVASCAKMKQRQQKLTLVRNNSALQNVALRTKTPMMKERPSSAIYPSDTLRQSLLGSRRVRTGLTLAKSVSTNNIAGGTEESVGLRRILSQSTESLNFRNRTLSMESLTDDGEWWWSPLLEELQEEGGCVQADSWSMAVDSKFLQMQHKDVIKQQDVIYELIQTEFHHVRTLRIMEGVYRRGMQEEVLLEAGVVHTIFPCLDQLLELHTNFLSQLLSRRKDGLQEGSANNFTVRRLGDLLLRQFSGQCAEDMKKLYSEFCSRHPKAVKLYKEVLNRDRRLQQFIRRVCRGPLLRRHGVQECILLVTQRITKYPVLIQRILDNTKGCPDERRDLQEALVLLKELIGSVDQEVLELDRNRRLQEVQARLDPRAQAEVKGGGAFRGGELLRRKLLHEGTLTWKVQGSRMKDVQVLLMSDILVFLQEKDQKFTFASLDKSPVVSLTKLIVREVANQEKGMYLISDSAPPEMYELYASSKDDRKTWMSCIQKAAQSCPSRDEFPLIETEDKALQRRLRADIQQKDKEVLELLQERATLFSDLVQATAREDGEERRVEAKTSSCNRNLFRADTPHAPKAEPLLLAAIGEVDKLAALLSDTSNQKSSVTNGNQDISRPERKPAAGTDPERGSAPAAGRAQHAASHPPGGGDPAGLDPGAVGGRRPPGRPWLRPPPGAVDVARCGAGRQRRGGAAAPAGGAAAGGAVAAASEGGGGRQEGGGVRKEEKEEQREG; via the exons ATGTCCCGGCTGCTGGAGAGCCGGAGGGAGAAGGACCGGATGAAGGAGAGCAGCCTGAAG ATCAAGGAGAAGGAGCGGCTGAAGGAGACGAGAGAGCGGGAGGCGCGTTCCAGCAGCGGCCACCTGTTCACCTCGCTCAGCGTATCGGCCACTACGCTCTGCTCCTCCTGCAACAAGAGCATCACGGCTAAGGAGGCGCTCAGCTGTCCAG GATGCAACGTCACCATCCACAACCGCTGCAGGGACAGCGTGGCGAGCTGCGCCAAGATGAAGCAGAGG CAACAGAAGCTGACGTTAGTCAGAAACAATTCAGCTCTACAGAACGTCGCTCTGCGGACCAAAA CTCCGATGATGAAGGAGCGTCCGAGCTCAGCTATCTACCCCTCAGACACTTTGCGACAGTCTCTGCTGGGATCCAGGCGGGTTCGGACCGGCCTCACGCTCGCCAAGAGCGTCTCCACCAATAACATCGCAGG GGGGACAGAGGAGTCCGTCGGTCTCCGCAGGATTCTGTCCCAGTCCACCGAGTCGCTGAACTTCCGCAACAGAACTCTGTCCATGGAGTCTCTGACCGACGACG GCGAGTGGTGGTGgagccccctgctggaggagctgcaggaggagggcGGCTGCGTCCAGGCCGACAGCTGGAGCATGGCGGTGGACTCCAAGTTCCTGCAGATGCAGCACAAAGACGTCATCAAGCAGCAGGACGTCATCTACG AGCTGATCCAGACGGAGTTCCACCACGTCCGGACGCTGCGGATCATGGAGGGCGTTTACCGGCGAGGGATGCAGGAGGAGGTGCTGCTGGAGGCGGGAGTGGTCCACACCATCTTCCCCTGCCTGGaccagctgctggagctgcacaCCAACTTCCTGTCCCAGCTGCTGAGCCGCAGGAAGGACGGGCTGCAGGAGGGCAGCGCCAACAACTTTACCGTCCGTCGCCTGGGCGACCTGCTGCTGCGACAG ttcTCAGGTCAGTGTGCCGAAGACATGAAGAAGCTTTACTCCGAGTTCTGCAGCCGCCACCCCAAAGCCGTGAAACTCTACAAAGAAGTGCTGAACCGAGACCGCAGGCTGCAGCAGTTCATCAGG CGGGTTTGTCGCGGTCCTCTGCTGCGTCGCCATGGCGTCCAGGAGTGCATCCTGCTGGTCACCCAGCGGATCACCAAAtacccggttctgatccagaggATCCTGGACAACACCAAAG GCTGTCCGGACGAGCGGCGAGACCTACAGGAGGCCCTGGTCCtcctgaaggagctgattggcTCGGTGGATCAGGAGGTTCTGGAGCTGGACCGGAACAGGCGGCTGCAGGAGGTCCAGGCCCGGTTGGACCCACGGGCCCAGGCTGAGGTGAAGGGAGGCGGCGCGTTCAGAGGGGGGGAGCTGCTGAGGAGGAAGCTGCTCCATGAGGGGACACTCACCTGGAAGGTGCAGGGCTCCAGGATGAAAG ATGTGCAGGTCTTGCTGATGTCAGACATCTTAGTTTTCCTCCAGGAAAAGGACCAGAAATTCACTTTTGCATCACTG GACAAGTCCCCTGTGGTTTCCCTGACCAAGCTGATCGTCAGAGAAGTAGCCAATCAGGAAAAAGGGATGTACCTGATCAGTGACTCCGCCCCCCCAGAGATGTACGAGCTGTACGCTTCGTCCAAAGACGACCGGAAGACGTGGATGAGCTGCATCCAGAAGGCTGCTCAGAG CTGTCCTTCCAGAGACGAGTTTCCTCTCATTGAGACTGAAGACAAAGCTTTACAGCGCCGCCTCAGAG CTGACATCCAGCAGAAGGACAAGGAGGTTCTGGAGCTCCTGCAGGAGCGGGCCACCTTGTTCTCCGATTTGGTCCAGGCCACGGCGCGAGAAGACGGAGAGGAGCGGCGTGTGGAGGCGAAGACCTCCTCCTGTAACCGGAACCTGTTCAGAGCCGACACACCGCACGCTCCCAAAGCAGAACCGCTCCTCCTGGCCGCCATTGGAGAAG TCGACAAACTGGCAGCGCTGCTGTCCGACACCAGCAATCAGAAATCCTCTGTGACCAACGGCAACCAGGACATCAGCA GACCGGAACGGAAACCAGCTGCAGGAACGGACCCTGAACGAG GAAGTGCGCCAGCGGCTGGTCGGGCTCAGCACGCAGCTTCACACCCTCCAG GCGGCGGTGATCCGGCAGGACTCGATCCTGGAGCTGTCGGCGGGCGCCGTCCCCCAGGCCGGCCCTGGCTCCGCCCCCCGCCTGGTGCGGTCGATGTCGCGCGATGCGGCGCTGGACGCCAGCGGCGAGGCGGTGCTGCTGCGCCGGCaggtggagctgctgcaggaggagctgtCGCGGCTGCGTCTGAAGGCGGAGGAGGGCGGCAAGAAGGTGGCGGGGTccggaaagaagaaaaagaagaacaaaggGAAGGGTGA
- the arhgef2b gene encoding rho guanine nucleotide exchange factor 2 isoform X5, protein MSRLLESRREKDRMKESSLKIKEKERLKETREREARSSSGHLFTSLSVSATTLCSSCNKSITAKEALSCPGCNVTIHNRCRDSVASCAKMKQRQQKLTLVRNNSALQNVALRTKTPMMKERPSSAIYPSDTLRQSLLGSRRVRTGLTLAKSVSTNNIAGGTEESVGLRRILSQSTESLNFRNRTLSMESLTDDGEWWWSPLLEELQEEGGCVQADSWSMAVDSKFLQMQHKDVIKQQDVIYELIQTEFHHVRTLRIMEGVYRRGMQEEVLLEAGVVHTIFPCLDQLLELHTNFLSQLLSRRKDGLQEGSANNFTVRRLGDLLLRQFSGQCAEDMKKLYSEFCSRHPKAVKLYKEVLNRDRRLQQFIRRVCRGPLLRRHGVQECILLVTQRITKYPVLIQRILDNTKGCPDERRDLQEALVLLKELIGSVDQEVLELDRNRRLQEVQARLDPRAQAEVKGGGAFRGGELLRRKLLHEGTLTWKVQGSRMKDVQVLLMSDILVFLQEKDQKFTFASLDKSPVVSLTKLIVREVANQEKGMYLISDSAPPEMYELYASSKDDRKTWMSCIQKAAQSCPSRDEFPLIETEDKALQRRLRADIQQKDKEVLELLQERATLFSDLVQATAREDGEERRVEAKTSSCNRNLFRADTPHAPKAEPLLLAAIGEVDKLAALLSDTSNQKSSVTNGNQDISRPERKPAAGTDPERGNHYFLFLLRPISFHSAQRKCASGWSGSARSFTPSRRR, encoded by the exons ATGTCCCGGCTGCTGGAGAGCCGGAGGGAGAAGGACCGGATGAAGGAGAGCAGCCTGAAG ATCAAGGAGAAGGAGCGGCTGAAGGAGACGAGAGAGCGGGAGGCGCGTTCCAGCAGCGGCCACCTGTTCACCTCGCTCAGCGTATCGGCCACTACGCTCTGCTCCTCCTGCAACAAGAGCATCACGGCTAAGGAGGCGCTCAGCTGTCCAG GATGCAACGTCACCATCCACAACCGCTGCAGGGACAGCGTGGCGAGCTGCGCCAAGATGAAGCAGAGG CAACAGAAGCTGACGTTAGTCAGAAACAATTCAGCTCTACAGAACGTCGCTCTGCGGACCAAAA CTCCGATGATGAAGGAGCGTCCGAGCTCAGCTATCTACCCCTCAGACACTTTGCGACAGTCTCTGCTGGGATCCAGGCGGGTTCGGACCGGCCTCACGCTCGCCAAGAGCGTCTCCACCAATAACATCGCAGG GGGGACAGAGGAGTCCGTCGGTCTCCGCAGGATTCTGTCCCAGTCCACCGAGTCGCTGAACTTCCGCAACAGAACTCTGTCCATGGAGTCTCTGACCGACGACG GCGAGTGGTGGTGgagccccctgctggaggagctgcaggaggagggcGGCTGCGTCCAGGCCGACAGCTGGAGCATGGCGGTGGACTCCAAGTTCCTGCAGATGCAGCACAAAGACGTCATCAAGCAGCAGGACGTCATCTACG AGCTGATCCAGACGGAGTTCCACCACGTCCGGACGCTGCGGATCATGGAGGGCGTTTACCGGCGAGGGATGCAGGAGGAGGTGCTGCTGGAGGCGGGAGTGGTCCACACCATCTTCCCCTGCCTGGaccagctgctggagctgcacaCCAACTTCCTGTCCCAGCTGCTGAGCCGCAGGAAGGACGGGCTGCAGGAGGGCAGCGCCAACAACTTTACCGTCCGTCGCCTGGGCGACCTGCTGCTGCGACAG ttcTCAGGTCAGTGTGCCGAAGACATGAAGAAGCTTTACTCCGAGTTCTGCAGCCGCCACCCCAAAGCCGTGAAACTCTACAAAGAAGTGCTGAACCGAGACCGCAGGCTGCAGCAGTTCATCAGG CGGGTTTGTCGCGGTCCTCTGCTGCGTCGCCATGGCGTCCAGGAGTGCATCCTGCTGGTCACCCAGCGGATCACCAAAtacccggttctgatccagaggATCCTGGACAACACCAAAG GCTGTCCGGACGAGCGGCGAGACCTACAGGAGGCCCTGGTCCtcctgaaggagctgattggcTCGGTGGATCAGGAGGTTCTGGAGCTGGACCGGAACAGGCGGCTGCAGGAGGTCCAGGCCCGGTTGGACCCACGGGCCCAGGCTGAGGTGAAGGGAGGCGGCGCGTTCAGAGGGGGGGAGCTGCTGAGGAGGAAGCTGCTCCATGAGGGGACACTCACCTGGAAGGTGCAGGGCTCCAGGATGAAAG ATGTGCAGGTCTTGCTGATGTCAGACATCTTAGTTTTCCTCCAGGAAAAGGACCAGAAATTCACTTTTGCATCACTG GACAAGTCCCCTGTGGTTTCCCTGACCAAGCTGATCGTCAGAGAAGTAGCCAATCAGGAAAAAGGGATGTACCTGATCAGTGACTCCGCCCCCCCAGAGATGTACGAGCTGTACGCTTCGTCCAAAGACGACCGGAAGACGTGGATGAGCTGCATCCAGAAGGCTGCTCAGAG CTGTCCTTCCAGAGACGAGTTTCCTCTCATTGAGACTGAAGACAAAGCTTTACAGCGCCGCCTCAGAG CTGACATCCAGCAGAAGGACAAGGAGGTTCTGGAGCTCCTGCAGGAGCGGGCCACCTTGTTCTCCGATTTGGTCCAGGCCACGGCGCGAGAAGACGGAGAGGAGCGGCGTGTGGAGGCGAAGACCTCCTCCTGTAACCGGAACCTGTTCAGAGCCGACACACCGCACGCTCCCAAAGCAGAACCGCTCCTCCTGGCCGCCATTGGAGAAG TCGACAAACTGGCAGCGCTGCTGTCCGACACCAGCAATCAGAAATCCTCTGTGACCAACGGCAACCAGGACATCAGCA GACCGGAACGGAAACCAGCTGCAGGAACGGACCCTGAACGAGGTAaccactacttcctgtttctgcttcGACCAATCAGCTTTCATTCGGCTCAGAG GAAGTGCGCCAGCGGCTGGTCGGGCTCAGCACGCAGCTTCACACCCTCCAG GCGGCGGTGA
- the arhgef2b gene encoding rho guanine nucleotide exchange factor 2 isoform X1 yields the protein MSRLLESRREKDRMKESSLKIKEKERLKETREREARSSSGHLFTSLSVSATTLCSSCNKSITAKEALSCPGCNVTIHNRCRDSVASCAKMKQRQQKLTLVRNNSALQNVALRTKTPMMKERPSSAIYPSDTLRQSLLGSRRVRTGLTLAKSVSTNNIAGGTEESVGLRRILSQSTESLNFRNRTLSMESLTDDGEWWWSPLLEELQEEGGCVQADSWSMAVDSKFLQMQHKDVIKQQDVIYELIQTEFHHVRTLRIMEGVYRRGMQEEVLLEAGVVHTIFPCLDQLLELHTNFLSQLLSRRKDGLQEGSANNFTVRRLGDLLLRQFSGQCAEDMKKLYSEFCSRHPKAVKLYKEVLNRDRRLQQFIRRVCRGPLLRRHGVQECILLVTQRITKYPVLIQRILDNTKGCPDERRDLQEALVLLKELIGSVDQEVLELDRNRRLQEVQARLDPRAQAEVKGGGAFRGGELLRRKLLHEGTLTWKVQGSRMKDVQVLLMSDILVFLQEKDQKFTFASLDKSPVVSLTKLIVREVANQEKGMYLISDSAPPEMYELYASSKDDRKTWMSCIQKAAQSCPSRDEFPLIETEDKALQRRLRADIQQKDKEVLELLQERATLFSDLVQATAREDGEERRVEAKTSSCNRNLFRADTPHAPKAEPLLLAAIGEVDKLAALLSDTSNQKSSVTNGNQDISNGDSGSVNGSFKLNSSSKDRNGNQLQERTLNEEVRQRLVGLSTQLHTLQAAVIRQDSILELSAGAVPQAGPGSAPRLVRSMSRDAALDASGEAVLLRRQVELLQEELSRLRLKAEEGGKKVAGSGKKKKKNKGKGDASKDQQVDRKLEAEPPTVAPLAVEDPVDQLDGLEEEEDEEVMKISPRSDSPRDLQDIPEESES from the exons ATGTCCCGGCTGCTGGAGAGCCGGAGGGAGAAGGACCGGATGAAGGAGAGCAGCCTGAAG ATCAAGGAGAAGGAGCGGCTGAAGGAGACGAGAGAGCGGGAGGCGCGTTCCAGCAGCGGCCACCTGTTCACCTCGCTCAGCGTATCGGCCACTACGCTCTGCTCCTCCTGCAACAAGAGCATCACGGCTAAGGAGGCGCTCAGCTGTCCAG GATGCAACGTCACCATCCACAACCGCTGCAGGGACAGCGTGGCGAGCTGCGCCAAGATGAAGCAGAGG CAACAGAAGCTGACGTTAGTCAGAAACAATTCAGCTCTACAGAACGTCGCTCTGCGGACCAAAA CTCCGATGATGAAGGAGCGTCCGAGCTCAGCTATCTACCCCTCAGACACTTTGCGACAGTCTCTGCTGGGATCCAGGCGGGTTCGGACCGGCCTCACGCTCGCCAAGAGCGTCTCCACCAATAACATCGCAGG GGGGACAGAGGAGTCCGTCGGTCTCCGCAGGATTCTGTCCCAGTCCACCGAGTCGCTGAACTTCCGCAACAGAACTCTGTCCATGGAGTCTCTGACCGACGACG GCGAGTGGTGGTGgagccccctgctggaggagctgcaggaggagggcGGCTGCGTCCAGGCCGACAGCTGGAGCATGGCGGTGGACTCCAAGTTCCTGCAGATGCAGCACAAAGACGTCATCAAGCAGCAGGACGTCATCTACG AGCTGATCCAGACGGAGTTCCACCACGTCCGGACGCTGCGGATCATGGAGGGCGTTTACCGGCGAGGGATGCAGGAGGAGGTGCTGCTGGAGGCGGGAGTGGTCCACACCATCTTCCCCTGCCTGGaccagctgctggagctgcacaCCAACTTCCTGTCCCAGCTGCTGAGCCGCAGGAAGGACGGGCTGCAGGAGGGCAGCGCCAACAACTTTACCGTCCGTCGCCTGGGCGACCTGCTGCTGCGACAG ttcTCAGGTCAGTGTGCCGAAGACATGAAGAAGCTTTACTCCGAGTTCTGCAGCCGCCACCCCAAAGCCGTGAAACTCTACAAAGAAGTGCTGAACCGAGACCGCAGGCTGCAGCAGTTCATCAGG CGGGTTTGTCGCGGTCCTCTGCTGCGTCGCCATGGCGTCCAGGAGTGCATCCTGCTGGTCACCCAGCGGATCACCAAAtacccggttctgatccagaggATCCTGGACAACACCAAAG GCTGTCCGGACGAGCGGCGAGACCTACAGGAGGCCCTGGTCCtcctgaaggagctgattggcTCGGTGGATCAGGAGGTTCTGGAGCTGGACCGGAACAGGCGGCTGCAGGAGGTCCAGGCCCGGTTGGACCCACGGGCCCAGGCTGAGGTGAAGGGAGGCGGCGCGTTCAGAGGGGGGGAGCTGCTGAGGAGGAAGCTGCTCCATGAGGGGACACTCACCTGGAAGGTGCAGGGCTCCAGGATGAAAG ATGTGCAGGTCTTGCTGATGTCAGACATCTTAGTTTTCCTCCAGGAAAAGGACCAGAAATTCACTTTTGCATCACTG GACAAGTCCCCTGTGGTTTCCCTGACCAAGCTGATCGTCAGAGAAGTAGCCAATCAGGAAAAAGGGATGTACCTGATCAGTGACTCCGCCCCCCCAGAGATGTACGAGCTGTACGCTTCGTCCAAAGACGACCGGAAGACGTGGATGAGCTGCATCCAGAAGGCTGCTCAGAG CTGTCCTTCCAGAGACGAGTTTCCTCTCATTGAGACTGAAGACAAAGCTTTACAGCGCCGCCTCAGAG CTGACATCCAGCAGAAGGACAAGGAGGTTCTGGAGCTCCTGCAGGAGCGGGCCACCTTGTTCTCCGATTTGGTCCAGGCCACGGCGCGAGAAGACGGAGAGGAGCGGCGTGTGGAGGCGAAGACCTCCTCCTGTAACCGGAACCTGTTCAGAGCCGACACACCGCACGCTCCCAAAGCAGAACCGCTCCTCCTGGCCGCCATTGGAGAAG TCGACAAACTGGCAGCGCTGCTGTCCGACACCAGCAATCAGAAATCCTCTGTGACCAACGGCAACCAGGACATCAGCA ATGGGGATTCGGGTTCTGTCAACGGTTCTTTTAAACTCAACAGCTCTTCCAAG GACCGGAACGGAAACCAGCTGCAGGAACGGACCCTGAACGAG GAAGTGCGCCAGCGGCTGGTCGGGCTCAGCACGCAGCTTCACACCCTCCAG GCGGCGGTGATCCGGCAGGACTCGATCCTGGAGCTGTCGGCGGGCGCCGTCCCCCAGGCCGGCCCTGGCTCCGCCCCCCGCCTGGTGCGGTCGATGTCGCGCGATGCGGCGCTGGACGCCAGCGGCGAGGCGGTGCTGCTGCGCCGGCaggtggagctgctgcaggaggagctgtCGCGGCTGCGTCTGAAGGCGGAGGAGGGCGGCAAGAAGGTGGCGGGGTccggaaagaagaaaaagaagaacaaaggGAAGGGTGACGCCTCCAAGGACCAGCAG GTCGACAGGAAGCTGGAAGCCGAGCCGCCCACCGTCGCCCCGTTGGCTGTCGAGGATCCCGTCGACCAATTAGATGGCcttgaggaggaggaggatgaagaagtGATGAAGATCTCGCCGCGCTCCGACAGTCCCAGAG ACCTCCAGGACATTCCCGAGGAGAGCGAGAGCTAA
- the arhgef2b gene encoding rho guanine nucleotide exchange factor 2 isoform X2: MSRLLESRREKDRMKESSLKIKEKERLKETREREARSSSGHLFTSLSVSATTLCSSCNKSITAKEALSCPGCNVTIHNRCRDSVASCAKMKQRQQKLTLVRNNSALQNVALRTKTPMMKERPSSAIYPSDTLRQSLLGSRRVRTGLTLAKSVSTNNIAGGTEESVGLRRILSQSTESLNFRNRTLSMESLTDDGEWWWSPLLEELQEEGGCVQADSWSMAVDSKFLQMQHKDVIKQQDVIYELIQTEFHHVRTLRIMEGVYRRGMQEEVLLEAGVVHTIFPCLDQLLELHTNFLSQLLSRRKDGLQEGSANNFTVRRLGDLLLRQFSGQCAEDMKKLYSEFCSRHPKAVKLYKEVLNRDRRLQQFIRRVCRGPLLRRHGVQECILLVTQRITKYPVLIQRILDNTKGCPDERRDLQEALVLLKELIGSVDQEVLELDRNRRLQEVQARLDPRAQAEVKGGGAFRGGELLRRKLLHEGTLTWKVQGSRMKDVQVLLMSDILVFLQEKDQKFTFASLDKSPVVSLTKLIVREVANQEKGMYLISDSAPPEMYELYASSKDDRKTWMSCIQKAAQSCPSRDEFPLIETEDKALQRRLRADIQQKDKEVLELLQERATLFSDLVQATAREDGEERRVEAKTSSCNRNLFRADTPHAPKAEPLLLAAIGEVDKLAALLSDTSNQKSSVTNGNQDISNGDSGSVNGSFKLNSSSKDRNGNQLQERTLNEVTTTSCFCFDQSAFIRLRGSAPAAGRAQHAASHPPGGGDPAGLDPGAVGGRRPPGRPWLRPPPGAVDVARCGAGRQRRGGAAAPAGGAAAGGAVAAASEGGGGRQEGGGVRKEEKEEQREG, encoded by the exons ATGTCCCGGCTGCTGGAGAGCCGGAGGGAGAAGGACCGGATGAAGGAGAGCAGCCTGAAG ATCAAGGAGAAGGAGCGGCTGAAGGAGACGAGAGAGCGGGAGGCGCGTTCCAGCAGCGGCCACCTGTTCACCTCGCTCAGCGTATCGGCCACTACGCTCTGCTCCTCCTGCAACAAGAGCATCACGGCTAAGGAGGCGCTCAGCTGTCCAG GATGCAACGTCACCATCCACAACCGCTGCAGGGACAGCGTGGCGAGCTGCGCCAAGATGAAGCAGAGG CAACAGAAGCTGACGTTAGTCAGAAACAATTCAGCTCTACAGAACGTCGCTCTGCGGACCAAAA CTCCGATGATGAAGGAGCGTCCGAGCTCAGCTATCTACCCCTCAGACACTTTGCGACAGTCTCTGCTGGGATCCAGGCGGGTTCGGACCGGCCTCACGCTCGCCAAGAGCGTCTCCACCAATAACATCGCAGG GGGGACAGAGGAGTCCGTCGGTCTCCGCAGGATTCTGTCCCAGTCCACCGAGTCGCTGAACTTCCGCAACAGAACTCTGTCCATGGAGTCTCTGACCGACGACG GCGAGTGGTGGTGgagccccctgctggaggagctgcaggaggagggcGGCTGCGTCCAGGCCGACAGCTGGAGCATGGCGGTGGACTCCAAGTTCCTGCAGATGCAGCACAAAGACGTCATCAAGCAGCAGGACGTCATCTACG AGCTGATCCAGACGGAGTTCCACCACGTCCGGACGCTGCGGATCATGGAGGGCGTTTACCGGCGAGGGATGCAGGAGGAGGTGCTGCTGGAGGCGGGAGTGGTCCACACCATCTTCCCCTGCCTGGaccagctgctggagctgcacaCCAACTTCCTGTCCCAGCTGCTGAGCCGCAGGAAGGACGGGCTGCAGGAGGGCAGCGCCAACAACTTTACCGTCCGTCGCCTGGGCGACCTGCTGCTGCGACAG ttcTCAGGTCAGTGTGCCGAAGACATGAAGAAGCTTTACTCCGAGTTCTGCAGCCGCCACCCCAAAGCCGTGAAACTCTACAAAGAAGTGCTGAACCGAGACCGCAGGCTGCAGCAGTTCATCAGG CGGGTTTGTCGCGGTCCTCTGCTGCGTCGCCATGGCGTCCAGGAGTGCATCCTGCTGGTCACCCAGCGGATCACCAAAtacccggttctgatccagaggATCCTGGACAACACCAAAG GCTGTCCGGACGAGCGGCGAGACCTACAGGAGGCCCTGGTCCtcctgaaggagctgattggcTCGGTGGATCAGGAGGTTCTGGAGCTGGACCGGAACAGGCGGCTGCAGGAGGTCCAGGCCCGGTTGGACCCACGGGCCCAGGCTGAGGTGAAGGGAGGCGGCGCGTTCAGAGGGGGGGAGCTGCTGAGGAGGAAGCTGCTCCATGAGGGGACACTCACCTGGAAGGTGCAGGGCTCCAGGATGAAAG ATGTGCAGGTCTTGCTGATGTCAGACATCTTAGTTTTCCTCCAGGAAAAGGACCAGAAATTCACTTTTGCATCACTG GACAAGTCCCCTGTGGTTTCCCTGACCAAGCTGATCGTCAGAGAAGTAGCCAATCAGGAAAAAGGGATGTACCTGATCAGTGACTCCGCCCCCCCAGAGATGTACGAGCTGTACGCTTCGTCCAAAGACGACCGGAAGACGTGGATGAGCTGCATCCAGAAGGCTGCTCAGAG CTGTCCTTCCAGAGACGAGTTTCCTCTCATTGAGACTGAAGACAAAGCTTTACAGCGCCGCCTCAGAG CTGACATCCAGCAGAAGGACAAGGAGGTTCTGGAGCTCCTGCAGGAGCGGGCCACCTTGTTCTCCGATTTGGTCCAGGCCACGGCGCGAGAAGACGGAGAGGAGCGGCGTGTGGAGGCGAAGACCTCCTCCTGTAACCGGAACCTGTTCAGAGCCGACACACCGCACGCTCCCAAAGCAGAACCGCTCCTCCTGGCCGCCATTGGAGAAG TCGACAAACTGGCAGCGCTGCTGTCCGACACCAGCAATCAGAAATCCTCTGTGACCAACGGCAACCAGGACATCAGCA ATGGGGATTCGGGTTCTGTCAACGGTTCTTTTAAACTCAACAGCTCTTCCAAG GACCGGAACGGAAACCAGCTGCAGGAACGGACCCTGAACGAGGTAaccactacttcctgtttctgcttcGACCAATCAGCTTTCATTCGGCTCAGAG GAAGTGCGCCAGCGGCTGGTCGGGCTCAGCACGCAGCTTCACACCCTCCAG GCGGCGGTGATCCGGCAGGACTCGATCCTGGAGCTGTCGGCGGGCGCCGTCCCCCAGGCCGGCCCTGGCTCCGCCCCCCGCCTGGTGCGGTCGATGTCGCGCGATGCGGCGCTGGACGCCAGCGGCGAGGCGGTGCTGCTGCGCCGGCaggtggagctgctgcaggaggagctgtCGCGGCTGCGTCTGAAGGCGGAGGAGGGCGGCAAGAAGGTGGCGGGGTccggaaagaagaaaaagaagaacaaaggGAAGGGTGA